CATGTACCGATTACACAGGTGATTTTCAGTACAAGACCCCGTGATGAGGATCTTTCCTACACATCCTCAGTAGTTGTCGTTGCTTCTTCTCTGCTGCCTTCAGCAGCAGTTTCTTCGCCGGGTCGGCCTCCGCCGCCGCGTCCCATGCCCATGCCAGCACTGGGCTCAGGGGCAGTTTCGCTTAACGATGCCAAACTCGACCTAATGCTTTCCGCCAGTGTCGCCGCACCTTCATCGCCTGCTTCTTCCGCACGCGTTGCCAGCTCAGTAAGCGTTTCTTCAGCGTAGCCACTAGCAATCAGCTGCTCATATAACTCGGCATATGCTTCTTCGTACATGGCGTAGAACTCTTCATTATCCAAGAAGCGTTCCTTAAGGATGCTGCTATCGCTGCCACCGCCTGCGCCTGCACCTTCACCTTCTTCACCACCAGGCATTTCCATGCCATCGGGCATTTCCATACCTTCTGGCCGCTGTGGCATCTCGCCGTTCGTTGGCATCTCGGGCATTTCCATACCTTCGGGAAGAGCCGGCATTTCACCTGTAGTGGCGGTGGCGTCGTTATCGGTAGCGGTGCCAATTTCGGTGTCCTGCTGCACGCCGCCCATGCCACCGCCCATTCCGGATAGCGCTAGATTCAGGTCCGACGACAAGACCGTGAATTGCTTCTCGGTGGTGTCGTACCAGAGGTAGTAGTTATTACCAGGGCCGTCCATCGCATCGTTGTTGGACAAGATTTCTTGGGTGTCCACTACTCGAGGGTAACCGCAACAGACTCCGGTTGGATTTAATGTATGGAGGTTGAGAACGCGTAGCTGT
This region of Corynebacterium casei LMG S-19264 genomic DNA includes:
- a CDS encoding CotH kinase family protein, whose product is MDTQEILSNNDAMDGPGNNYYLWYDTTEKQFTVLSSDLNLALSGMGGGMGGVQQDTEIGTATDNDATATTGEMPALPEGMEMPEMPTNGEMPQRPEGMEMPDGMEMPGGEEGEGAGAGGGSDSSILKERFLDNEEFYAMYEEAYAELYEQLIASGYAEETLTELATRAEEAGDEGAATLAESIRSSLASLSETAPEPSAGMGMGRGGGGRPGEETAAEGSREEATTTTEDV